The following proteins are encoded in a genomic region of Musa acuminata AAA Group cultivar baxijiao chromosome BXJ2-11, Cavendish_Baxijiao_AAA, whole genome shotgun sequence:
- the LOC103972148 gene encoding WEB family protein At1g75720-like, with product MESGEGGRVEIDTSAPFGSVKEAVMLFGERVLAGEVYANRLNEIRAAANRKEHERPSLGSVIAELEDTKQNLEKAKEERSKMVSCLTSLAEELERTKMELKQLKAGEHERKVKDIEIEDVKFVEKADQVGVATPSGGRELEFQKRRYVTFANPPSLARVLSAEEQVLERQFSVAKENAPGKKKKKSFMPWIATLFTGKKDRRQGSAAFGRTGGL from the exons ATGGAGAGCGGAGAAGGTGGCAGAGTCGAGATCGATACGAGTGCGCCGTTTGGGTCCGTGAAGGAGGCCGTCATGCTCTTCGGAGAAAGGGTGTTGGCCGGCGAGGTCTACGCAAATCGGCTCAACGAG ATTCGTGCCGCAGCAAACAGGAAGGAGCATGAACGCCCGAGTCTTGGATCCGTGATCGCTGAACTAGAAGATACGAAGCAGAACCTTGAGAAGGCGAAGGAGGAGAGATCGAAGATGGTGAGTTGCCTCACTTCCCTCGCGGAAGAGCTGGAGAGGACGAAGATGGAGCTGAAGCAGCTGAAAGCCGGAGAGCACGAGAGGAAGGTCAAAGACATAGAGATCGAGGACGTGAAGTTCGTGGAGAAGGCAGATCAGGTCGGGGTGGCTACGCCGAGCGGCGGACGCGAGCTGGAGTTCCAAAAGCGACGGTACGTCACGTTCGCCAATCCTCCATCCCTGGCGCGCGTCCTGAGCGCGGAGGAGCAGGTGTTGGAGAGGCAGTTCTCGGTGGCGAAGGAGAACGCACcggggaagaagaaaaagaagtcatTCATGCCTTGGATCGCAACGCTGTTCACAGGGAAGAAGGATCGTCGTCAAGGCAGTGCCGCGTTTGGTAGGACCGGGGGATTATAA